In the Cytobacillus pseudoceanisediminis genome, one interval contains:
- a CDS encoding pilin, with amino-acid sequence MKKSMKKLFPFVALTAVFAFSLLLFSPEEAAAAWKKSGITPQGNLQNSKIYTDLANIVYFITAVGGFWVIGCLLFAGMRLSAAQGGNPQARTQGFIGILMAGLGIFIIVKATTIAGWFAGFGS; translated from the coding sequence ATGAAAAAGTCTATGAAAAAATTATTTCCATTTGTAGCGTTAACTGCAGTATTTGCCTTTTCTTTACTTCTTTTCTCTCCAGAGGAAGCCGCAGCAGCTTGGAAAAAATCCGGTATTACCCCTCAGGGAAATTTGCAAAACAGTAAAATTTACACCGATCTTGCTAACATTGTTTACTTTATTACAGCTGTAGGTGGATTCTGGGTTATTGGATGCCTATTATTCGCGGGTATGAGACTCTCAGCTGCTCAGGGCGGAAATCCACAGGCCCGAACGCAGGGCTTTATTGGAATCTTAATGGCTGGACTTGGAATTTTCATTATTGTTAAAGCAACGACTATTGCTGGTTGGTTTGCAGGATTCGGATCCTAA
- a CDS encoding peptidoglycan DD-metalloendopeptidase family protein, which translates to MLPSPQEKERDPSVLRKYAEHKAKQQGRKVAKKLAKKGAKFAVKLAKFAAKKFVLLLGKVLAWLVGAVGLPVIGIALAVIVALIVISLAWSFMFGTGDGLEGEDKKIHEYIVQQANGTVNMNSSLERPYRVPEKLIAATIQLDAFQKNDDIKSVIKKMANALAPTFDYGQYDEWKEKQVTVCEDGKCNAGPVKRTSNMVTKLNHVEYWNGTTTFTYTPKVTPWKTSEKITYREEKYKEKVKETYTVTVVEYYIEYETRPYTVTEYVPYEEKIAVVKLDENGRRYVEYITVTKYKKVTKTEYKKVPVKKAKSREEERVREVEVEKVRKIEVKTITKTRQQYFESSKSTITDYATFDSILNSYGLGLTDKSIVEANYMFMGGTIAYTDWLQTMGTGGSFGGSPGFDGTIIPGAGVPPQYMPFYRSAEKKYGVDWYVLAAVHFVETGFSSHKTMVSPVGAVGHMQFMPATWVGWKYNIDGGLVSSSLDITSPAVIAAGNGYGRDAQNDGKADPWDMEDAIHTAAYYLSKNGYAKDARKAIWQYNHADWYVNKVLSNAEKFKTAATYEGGGDTPPLKPGSFMRPAIGPVSSPFGARWGTVHYGTDIASGGKSKVPIVASADGTVSRSYFSSSYGNVVFIKHNINGQAYETVYAHMTNRAVSQGAKVKQGQFLGYMGTTGNSTGVHLHFEVHKNQWTPNKGNAMNPALVVQF; encoded by the coding sequence ATGCTGCCTTCACCTCAAGAAAAAGAACGTGATCCATCCGTATTAAGAAAATATGCTGAACATAAGGCCAAACAGCAGGGCAGGAAAGTAGCTAAAAAGCTAGCTAAAAAAGGAGCTAAATTTGCAGTTAAATTAGCTAAATTCGCGGCAAAAAAGTTTGTCTTGCTACTTGGAAAAGTACTAGCTTGGCTAGTTGGAGCTGTTGGCCTCCCTGTTATAGGGATAGCTTTAGCGGTAATTGTTGCTCTTATTGTTATCTCATTAGCCTGGAGCTTCATGTTCGGTACAGGCGATGGACTAGAGGGTGAAGATAAGAAGATTCATGAATATATCGTGCAACAGGCAAATGGCACAGTAAATATGAATAGTTCACTTGAAAGACCCTATCGCGTACCCGAAAAACTAATAGCTGCCACTATTCAATTAGATGCTTTCCAAAAAAATGATGATATTAAAAGCGTCATTAAAAAAATGGCCAATGCTCTTGCTCCTACATTTGATTACGGTCAATATGATGAATGGAAAGAAAAACAGGTCACGGTATGTGAAGATGGAAAATGTAATGCTGGACCTGTAAAAAGAACCTCAAATATGGTTACAAAATTAAACCATGTAGAGTATTGGAATGGAACAACAACTTTTACGTACACACCTAAAGTTACTCCTTGGAAAACTAGTGAGAAGATCACATACCGGGAAGAAAAATATAAAGAAAAAGTAAAAGAAACATACACCGTTACTGTAGTGGAGTACTATATCGAATATGAGACACGGCCCTATACAGTTACCGAATACGTTCCTTATGAAGAAAAAATTGCTGTTGTAAAACTTGATGAAAACGGTAGAAGGTACGTAGAGTATATAACTGTTACAAAGTATAAAAAGGTAACTAAAACAGAGTATAAAAAAGTTCCTGTAAAAAAAGCTAAATCAAGGGAAGAAGAAAGGGTTAGAGAAGTAGAAGTCGAGAAAGTTCGAAAAATAGAAGTAAAAACAATTACGAAAACACGTCAACAATATTTCGAGTCCTCTAAATCTACTATTACTGATTATGCTACTTTTGATAGCATCCTCAATTCTTATGGGCTTGGTCTAACCGATAAAAGTATAGTAGAAGCAAACTATATGTTTATGGGAGGAACTATTGCTTATACAGATTGGCTTCAAACGATGGGAACCGGCGGTAGCTTCGGTGGTTCTCCTGGCTTTGACGGAACTATAATACCTGGTGCAGGTGTACCTCCACAATACATGCCTTTCTATCGATCTGCAGAAAAGAAGTATGGTGTTGATTGGTATGTATTAGCAGCTGTACATTTTGTTGAAACTGGATTCAGTTCACATAAAACTATGGTTTCACCTGTTGGCGCTGTTGGACACATGCAGTTCATGCCCGCAACATGGGTTGGCTGGAAGTACAATATCGACGGAGGACTAGTTTCGTCAAGTCTAGATATCACCAGTCCAGCAGTCATTGCTGCTGGAAATGGATACGGAAGAGATGCCCAAAATGACGGCAAAGCAGACCCTTGGGACATGGAAGATGCCATTCATACCGCAGCATATTACTTATCAAAAAATGGATATGCAAAAGATGCAAGAAAAGCCATTTGGCAATACAATCACGCAGATTGGTATGTTAATAAGGTACTTTCAAACGCAGAGAAATTTAAGACTGCAGCAACCTATGAAGGTGGTGGAGATACTCCTCCATTAAAACCAGGTAGCTTTATGAGGCCAGCTATTGGTCCTGTGTCTTCTCCTTTTGGAGCAAGATGGGGAACGGTACATTATGGAACTGATATCGCTTCTGGGGGTAAATCCAAAGTTCCTATCGTTGCTTCTGCAGATGGGACAGTTAGCCGATCATATTTTTCTTCATCTTATGGAAACGTTGTTTTTATTAAGCACAACATTAATGGGCAAGCTTATGAAACAGTTTATGCTCATATGACCAATAGAGCAGTGAGTCAAGGTGCAAAAGTCAAGCAAGGGCAATTTTTAGGCTATATGGGTACGACCGGGAATTCAACTGGAGTACACTTACACTTTGAAGTGCACAAAAACCAGTGGACACCCAATAAAGGGAATGCGATGAATCCGGCATTAGTTGTTCAATTTTAA
- a CDS encoding ATP-dependent DNA ligase yields the protein MFVSPMLLHKFSPPFDELPFDENEYISELKIDGIRLLLAKWDNVIKLYTRHGNEITGKFPELLNIVIPNGTILDGEVVVPGPGGKPDFEETMSRFQAGRNGIQPIQYCVFDIIYLEDKRITHLPLLKRKELLKSLIKPSQYIAPVEWTTGNAEAYFNLTKEHGLEGIVIKKADSLYKIKNRSHNWLKVINYSFADVYITGLRKNEFGLLLSLEEGNKMRPVGLMEFMVPAARKKFYQEYRNYVVDENKDFIFLEPKIKAKVKYRNLTKENKLRIPSFVEFIS from the coding sequence ATGTTTGTTTCACCAATGTTATTGCATAAATTCAGTCCTCCATTCGATGAGCTTCCATTTGATGAAAATGAATATATCTCCGAATTAAAAATAGATGGGATTAGGTTACTTCTAGCTAAATGGGATAACGTTATAAAACTATATACTCGACATGGAAATGAAATAACAGGGAAGTTTCCTGAGCTCCTGAATATAGTTATCCCAAATGGAACGATCCTGGATGGAGAAGTAGTTGTGCCTGGTCCTGGAGGTAAACCTGATTTCGAGGAAACAATGAGCAGATTTCAAGCGGGGAGAAATGGAATACAACCCATACAGTATTGTGTATTCGATATTATCTATCTTGAGGATAAAAGAATTACGCATTTACCTCTGCTCAAGAGAAAAGAACTATTAAAATCTTTAATCAAACCTTCTCAATATATAGCACCGGTCGAATGGACAACCGGAAATGCGGAAGCATATTTTAATTTAACCAAAGAGCATGGACTAGAAGGGATTGTTATAAAAAAAGCAGACTCCTTATATAAAATTAAAAATAGGTCTCATAATTGGCTTAAAGTCATCAATTACTCTTTCGCTGATGTTTACATTACAGGATTGAGAAAAAACGAATTTGGACTCCTTCTAAGCTTGGAAGAGGGGAACAAAATGAGACCTGTTGGATTAATGGAGTTCATGGTTCCTGCAGCGAGGAAAAAGTTTTATCAAGAGTACCGTAATTATGTAGTTGATGAAAACAAGGACTTTATTTTCCTGGAACCAAAAATAAAGGCAAAGGTAAAATATCGTAACCTGACAAAAGAAAATAAATTACGTATCCCTTCCTTTGTAGAATTTATCTCATAA
- a CDS encoding YolD-like family protein encodes MIRDRGKIKWQPAHFMPEHRAMLNRITIDDKKQKKPQLDAHEFEEIGYIVMESLKCTIPIKVTIWKDGFFMFRTGIVDKVDMLINIYS; translated from the coding sequence ATGATCCGTGACAGAGGAAAAATTAAATGGCAGCCAGCTCATTTTATGCCAGAGCATAGGGCCATGCTTAATCGAATAACAATCGACGACAAAAAGCAAAAAAAGCCTCAGTTGGATGCACATGAATTTGAGGAAATAGGTTATATTGTCATGGAATCCTTAAAGTGTACCATCCCAATTAAAGTGACGATTTGGAAAGACGGGTTTTTTATGTTTAGAACCGGAATCGTAGATAAAGTGGATATGCTAATAAATATTTACTCTTAG
- a CDS encoding PrgI family mobile element protein, with product MRKETVPIDMSSEQKTILGFISIRQLIYLIIGGAILYTYIPIVFNIFPHFIVGGIAALISAIPTLVFIFIFGFWKKTKLHLNFDHYFLIKLNYGKQIGIWRKGSRSKNWKVTNK from the coding sequence TTGAGAAAAGAAACTGTTCCAATTGATATGTCCTCTGAACAAAAAACAATACTAGGCTTTATCTCTATAAGGCAACTTATCTACCTCATCATTGGCGGGGCCATTTTATATACATATATCCCCATAGTCTTTAACATATTCCCGCATTTTATCGTCGGTGGGATAGCTGCTCTTATTTCAGCAATTCCCACACTGGTTTTTATTTTCATATTTGGTTTTTGGAAAAAAACAAAACTTCATCTAAATTTTGACCACTATTTTCTAATTAAGCTTAATTACGGAAAACAGATAGGCATTTGGCGGAAAGGTAGCCGTTCTAAAAATTGGAAGGTGACTAATAAATGA
- a CDS encoding DUF4181 domain-containing protein: MAKLAIIALLTFALIAVVKLCLRKTLNIEKEKKEFFSYNHINKIHRKIDWSLRISSIITNLIFLYLVLFQSFSIELWVFALVIFVVLDYGIRAFFEWKYSQNPKQSILTISEMFLLVIFIVIVFQLDLLGILA, from the coding sequence TTGGCTAAATTGGCAATAATTGCGTTACTTACTTTTGCTCTTATTGCAGTAGTTAAGCTTTGTTTGAGAAAGACACTTAATATCGAGAAAGAGAAAAAGGAATTTTTTTCTTATAACCACATAAACAAAATACATCGAAAAATTGATTGGAGTTTAAGAATTTCTTCTATTATTACCAATTTAATTTTCCTTTATTTAGTGCTTTTCCAAAGCTTTTCTATTGAACTTTGGGTATTTGCATTAGTCATTTTTGTTGTATTAGATTATGGGATAAGGGCATTTTTTGAGTGGAAGTATTCACAGAACCCCAAACAATCTATTCTGACTATTAGTGAAATGTTTTTATTGGTAATTTTCATAGTAATAGTCTTTCAATTAGATTTACTTGGTATATTAGCATAA
- a CDS encoding DUF3854 domain-containing protein, whose amino-acid sequence MGSGYLNRYGLRCHTFSSAKKPEGTGSGNPAPIHVAVPTSKLKEWKEGVSLKARTVWLSEGPLKCDIASDCIGKLYNPLEIDDIGDIFLALPGAGAWRLALPVLKEMGVEQVNICFDADAVSNVYVKKHLMECAKGLKEEGYRANLVLWNEDEAKGIDDLFIKNRLPHIKKLF is encoded by the coding sequence ATGGGCAGTGGCTACCTCAATCGTTACGGATTGAGATGCCACACATTTAGTTCAGCAAAGAAACCAGAAGGAACAGGTTCAGGTAATCCAGCCCCCATTCATGTTGCAGTACCTACTTCTAAGTTAAAGGAATGGAAAGAAGGGGTTAGTCTAAAAGCAAGAACTGTATGGTTATCTGAAGGTCCTTTAAAATGCGACATAGCATCAGATTGTATTGGGAAACTATATAATCCATTAGAAATTGATGATATAGGTGATATCTTCTTAGCACTTCCGGGAGCAGGAGCATGGCGTCTAGCCCTTCCTGTATTAAAGGAAATGGGTGTGGAACAAGTAAATATTTGCTTTGATGCTGATGCCGTTTCCAATGTATATGTAAAGAAACACTTGATGGAATGTGCGAAAGGTCTAAAAGAAGAAGGCTATAGAGCAAACCTTGTTTTATGGAATGAAGATGAAGCTAAGGGGATTGATGACTTATTTATCAAAAACCGCTTACCACATATAAAAAAATTATTTTAA
- the ltrA gene encoding group II intron reverse transcriptase/maturase: protein MALNLKKKRLRHNEYYDMQATLDQLYQDSLNNRETSDLMSLITSRENVRLAYRNIKRNGGSLTKGVNKTNITNIADKNIDELVSYVRKRLQNFQPHSIKRVYIPKDFSEERRPLGIPTIEDRIIQQCILQILEPICEAKFHKHSYGFRPTRSAHHAIARSQHLMNTNGLHYVVDIDIKGFFDNINHGKLLRQIWNIGIRDKNLISVISKMLKANIIGEGRMDKGTPQGGIISPLLSNIVLNELDWWISSQWETFQSKKTYSNKGKQDRELKKTRLKEVFIVRYADDFKIFCRDINVAKRMFSATKMWLKERLGLKVSNKKSKITNLRKNYTEFLGFKLKVTPRANTRHGYASISDISDKAVRKMKKNLKKSIKTIQYSKEHKKLEVDRMNSKIRGYHNYYKAATRVNITFVRMNFALSKVIHNRLKSQSSNVGTESKTYNKLYGQYKFKKIFIDGKPIFPIAGIKLEIPKNFRKDINNFTKEGRAAIHNSLKAVDSEMLVYLLKNPVINESVEFNDNRISLFVAQNGKCAISGQPLTIGRMHTHHKKPRNSGGTDKYSNLIIVSNFVHTLIHATKEETIKRYINLENLSLKQIDKINVLRKLLKLQPIVA, encoded by the coding sequence TTGGCACTCAATCTCAAAAAGAAGAGGCTCAGGCACAATGAGTATTATGATATGCAAGCTACGCTTGACCAACTTTACCAAGACAGCCTAAACAATCGTGAAACAAGCGATTTAATGTCTTTGATAACGTCAAGGGAAAATGTCAGGCTTGCTTATAGAAACATAAAACGTAATGGTGGAAGCCTTACTAAAGGAGTCAATAAAACTAACATCACCAATATAGCTGATAAAAACATTGATGAACTGGTATCTTATGTTAGAAAAAGGCTTCAAAACTTCCAACCGCACTCTATAAAGAGGGTTTATATACCTAAAGACTTCAGTGAAGAACGCAGACCTTTGGGTATCCCTACAATTGAAGACAGAATCATCCAGCAATGTATCCTGCAAATTCTCGAACCAATATGCGAAGCTAAATTCCACAAACACAGTTATGGATTTAGACCCACTCGCTCAGCTCACCATGCAATCGCCAGATCACAACATCTTATGAATACAAATGGTCTGCACTACGTAGTTGATATCGACATTAAGGGTTTCTTTGATAACATCAATCATGGAAAATTACTTAGACAGATATGGAACATAGGGATTAGGGACAAAAACCTTATTTCAGTAATAAGCAAAATGTTGAAAGCCAATATTATTGGCGAAGGGAGAATGGATAAAGGAACCCCGCAAGGTGGAATCATTTCTCCGCTCCTATCCAACATTGTGCTGAATGAATTAGATTGGTGGATCAGCTCCCAATGGGAAACATTTCAATCTAAGAAAACCTACTCAAATAAGGGCAAACAGGATAGAGAATTAAAGAAAACTAGGTTAAAAGAAGTTTTCATTGTAAGGTACGCTGATGATTTTAAAATCTTCTGTAGAGACATTAATGTTGCAAAGCGAATGTTTTCTGCAACCAAAATGTGGTTGAAAGAAAGGTTAGGACTTAAGGTAAGTAATAAGAAATCTAAAATTACTAATCTTCGTAAGAACTATACTGAATTCCTTGGATTTAAACTCAAGGTAACTCCTAGAGCAAATACAAGGCATGGATACGCATCTATCAGTGACATATCGGATAAGGCAGTTCGGAAAATGAAGAAAAACCTTAAAAAGTCCATCAAAACAATCCAATACTCAAAAGAGCATAAGAAATTAGAAGTAGACAGAATGAATTCGAAAATAAGGGGATATCACAATTACTACAAAGCAGCAACAAGAGTAAACATCACCTTTGTAAGAATGAATTTTGCGCTCTCTAAGGTCATACACAATAGATTAAAAAGCCAAAGCTCTAATGTTGGGACTGAAAGCAAAACGTACAATAAGTTATACGGACAATATAAATTCAAGAAGATATTTATTGATGGTAAGCCTATCTTTCCAATTGCAGGTATTAAATTAGAAATACCTAAAAACTTTAGAAAAGATATCAATAACTTTACTAAAGAGGGAAGAGCAGCTATCCATAACAGTCTGAAAGCAGTGGATAGTGAAATGCTTGTCTATCTTCTGAAAAATCCTGTAATAAATGAGTCAGTTGAATTTAACGATAACCGTATATCACTGTTCGTAGCGCAAAATGGTAAATGTGCTATTAGCGGTCAACCTCTAACTATCGGTAGGATGCATACTCATCACAAGAAGCCTAGAAACTCAGGTGGAACTGATAAATATAGCAACCTTATTATTGTATCCAACTTCGTTCACACTTTGATTCACGCAACAAAGGAGGAAACGATAAAACGATATATAAACTTAGAGAACCTTTCCTTAAAACAAATTGATAAAATCAATGTTTTGAGAAAACTGCTGAAACTACAACCCATAGTCGCCTAA